One window of Penaeus chinensis breed Huanghai No. 1 chromosome 1, ASM1920278v2, whole genome shotgun sequence genomic DNA carries:
- the LOC125028848 gene encoding uncharacterized protein LOC125028848 — MAHTLTLLVGALLLQGAMASPVLFHWLNLPSPAVCCRRKLANCCPLINLPVEHAAKRPWPLFTNEGLTPEEIEKRNKERRARRERHKDRQRDRDSRRQHS; from the exons ATGGCGCACACGCTGACCTTGCTCGTGGGGGCGCTCTTACTTCAAGGGGCAATGGCTTCTCCCGTGCTGTTCCACTGGCTCAACCTTCCTTCGCCGGCTGTCTGCTGCAGGAGGAAGCTGGCCAACTGCTGTCCACTCATTAACCTGCCAG TGGAGCACGCAGCGAAGCGGCCGTGGCCGCTGTTCACCAACGAAGGCCTGACGCCCGAGGAGATCGAGAAGCGCAACAAGGAGCGCCGCGCCCGTCGTGAGCGCCACAAGGACCGCCAGAGGGACAGGGACTCGAGGAGACAGCATTCGTAG
- the LOC125028580 gene encoding uncharacterized protein LOC125028580: protein MAGRADWALATRAPDLAGATHWVLVGDSHLRYLFDVLIRRARGVGLQYRKKDSDEWRPAHLLLRSFRLHTTYEDFKARHLAVPFRVTFYWDPLLQRLPTLVKGWEENRRSAPTLVILGSGLHWMLNTEPLYKESGPDAAMGMYSDHLHSLSNDLIRLANTVPTIFKLLDEVPTAHDNSQIHPQYNVENFELFNRVSRQALAGTRVLVWDSGLPLAQAYTRECLATHVVTYPDYRWKCHDARHVGYILVEQYGDMILNFACNKYMDLSSEFCL from the exons ATGGCGGGCCGAGCAGACTGGGCGCTGGCGACTCGCGCGCCCGACTTGGCCGGCGCGACGCACTGGGTGCTGGTCGGGGACTCGCACCTCAGGTACCTGTTCGACGTCCTCATCCGCCGGGCGCGTGGCGTTGGACTCCAGTACAGGAAGAAGGACTCCGAC GAGTGGCGTCCCGCTCACCTGCTGCTGAGAAGCTTCCGACTTCACACCACATACGAGGATTTCAAAGCTCGCCACTTGGCCGTTCCTTTCCGCGTGACCTTCTACTGGGACCCTCTCCTCCAGAGGCTCCCGACTCTCGTGAAGGGCTGGGAGGAGAATCGCCGCTCGGCTCCCACGCTGGTCATCCTTG GCTCTGGACTCCACTGGATGCTTAATACAGAGCCTCTGTACAAAGAATCAGGTCCAGATGCTGCGATGGGCATGTATAGTGATCATCTCCACAGTTTATCAAACGACCTCATCCGTCTAGCAAACACTGTACCCACGATCTTCAAACTTCTCGACGAAGTTCCG ACAGCGCATGACAACTCACAGATTCATCCCCAGTACAACGTGGAAAACTTTGAGTTATTTAATCGCGTGAGCCGACAGGCCTTGGCGGGAACCCGAGTGCTTGTGTGGGACAGCGGCTTGCCTCTTGCCCAGGCCTACACGAGGGAATGCCTGGCGACACACGTTGTCACGTATCCAGACTACAGATGGAAGTGCCATGACGCAAGACACGTGGGATACATATTGGTGGAGCAATATGGTGATATGATACTAAATTTCGcatgtaataaatatatggatCTATCAAGTGAATTCTGTTTGTAA